One stretch of Sander lucioperca isolate FBNREF2018 chromosome 13, SLUC_FBN_1.2, whole genome shotgun sequence DNA includes these proteins:
- the fez1 gene encoding fasciculation and elongation protein zeta-1: protein MEEREGVSCCRQRPGNAQALCDLGWLPIDWNTTGCGRTESGGCGLTGEGRDTDQSAKHAAIFTSLILFFSLSPWNECDGCGSSVAFAAEGGLGTDSSSSEKIRPTHRAITTAARLLQDTMEAPLVCLDEEFEDLRPCRMDELDHPVLKHSYSTTTAPLATITREDFSELENFSEMMSFKSMEDLVNEFDEKLNVCFHNYNTKTEGLAPIRNQSHSQEEEERLQDEDVWDALTDNYISTWDGTDSEGLNGNLSDQEIQEKEDEEMNEKNDNANCLKDEPLITADQVIEEIVEMMENSPDPGETEEEEDEEESSPCSMTNPSLLEEIRQLSQASNNNCSYEGLSLMPSSALVELLDRVEAAIRQYSEELVSQLARREELEFEKEVKNTFITALMEVQNRQKEQRDSSKRRRRDKALSLQGGGTPPVNGGNTASTGHTEKTGSMPVKRFSMEGLSNILQTGIRQTFGSTGNEKQYLNTVIPYEKKGTPPSVDDLQMLTKILYAMKEDSEKVPTLLTDYILKVLCPT, encoded by the exons ATGGAGGAAAGGGAGGGGGTGAGCTGCTGTCGTCAGAGGCCTGGCAATGCGCAGGCTCTGTGCGACCTGGGCTGGCTGCCTATTGATTGGAACACAACGGGCTGTGGGAGGACGGAGTCGGGCGGCTGTGGGCTAACGGGTGAGGGAAGGGACACAGACCAGAGCGCAAAGCACGCTGCCATCTTCACCTCCCTgattctgtttttctctctttccccctGGAATGAGTGTGACGGCTGCGGCTCATCGGTGGCTTTCGCAGCAGAGGGAGGCTTAGGCACAGATTCTTCCTCGTCTGAGAAGATCCGTCCTACACACCGAGCCATAACGACAGCGGCACGGCTACTGCAG GACACCATGGAAGCCCCTCTTGTGTGTTTGGATGAGGAGTTTGAGGACCTCCGGCCCTGCCGCATGGATGAGCTGGACCACCCAGTGCTCAAACACTCTTACTCCACCACCACCGCCCCCCTGGCCACCATCACCCGCGAGGACTTCTCTGAGCTGGAGAACTTCTCTGAGATGATGAGCTTCAAGTCGATGGAGGACCTGGTCAACGAGTTTGACGAGAAGCTCAACGTTTGCTTCCATAATTACAACACCAAGACGGAGGGCCTGGCGCCCATACGCAACCAGTCCCACAgccaggaggaagaggagaggctgCAGGACGAAGA TGTGTGGGATGCTCTAACTGACAACTACATCTCCACCTGGGACGGCACCGACTCAGAGGGACTCAACGGCAATCTTTCTGACCAGGAG ATCCAAGAAAAAGAGGACGAGGAGATGAATGAGAAGAATGACAACGCCAACTGCCTGAAGGACGAGCCTCTCATCACAGCtgatcag GTCATTGAGGAGATAGTCGAGATGATGGAGAACTCTCCAGATCCCGGCGaaacggaggaggaggaggatgaagaagagaGCAGCCCTTGCTCCATGACCAACCCCTCCCTGCTGGAGGAGATCAGGCAGCTGTCGCAGGCCTCCAACAACAACTGCTCCTACGAAG GCCTGAGCCTGATGCCCAGCTCGGCTCTGGTGGAGCTGCTGGACCGGGTGGAGGCGGCCATCCGCCAGTACTCAGAGGAGCTGGTCAGCCAGCTGGCTCGGCGGGAGGAGCTAGAGTTTGAGAAAGAGGTGAAGAACACGTTCATCACAGCCCTGATGGAGGTGCAGAACAGGCAGAAGGAGCAACGGGACAGCAGCAAACGCCGCCGCCGGGACAAGGCCCTGAGCCTGCAGGGGGGGGGGACGCCACCTGTAAACGGAGGGAACACAGCCTCCACGGGCCACACGGAGAAGACAGGGAGCATGCCTGTCAAG CGTTTCAGCATGGAGGGACTGTCTAACATCCTGCAGACGGGCATCAGACAGACATTTGGAAGCACAGGGAATGAGAAACAG tATCTAAATACAGTTATTCCATATGAGAAGAAAGGCACCCCTCCATCTGTTGACGACCTGCAGATGCTCACAAAAA TTCTTTATGCCATGAAGGAGGACAGTGAGAAGGTGCCTACACTGCTAACTGACTACATATTGAAAG